The Pochonia chlamydosporia 170 chromosome 1, whole genome shotgun sequence genome window below encodes:
- a CDS encoding leucine rich repeat domain-containing protein (similar to Colletotrichum gloeosporioides Nara gc5 XP_007285311.1), translating to MALLPSYQEATSGPDWLNLVAPYCKFEDYRALCQVSRQFRRVFAPRLWRDLLHSARLTGLDPGDDLTWWFDFVFNKLERVQIWTRELVQVLDARFFAKESYDFSSDQQERTLTRSWQRAVTLLPNVKAILLDGHVDIDHAALIGSRSDVLRLNHLRLLSIKDCSYHLPTVFFSTPHLQTLVYLDISRLPGSLSSLLHPGILPALRILKARDRELDDSALHALITHFGLRLWSLDVSNNKISDVSIQTLRDWCLPVSQLREIEHMQVEGKVIPHGGGTPDYGPFLSIQESDFSESFSHPERYFVDAPAYTKDVGASIQEHHIHRLDGSTMIRKDSADAAKDVLCHEDADHVRIDEYQTSNGTTHLRLSHNRISALGIQRLLRISNGHIEDLACDDMPLLPNGGSYCKAWPSDVHLDGILGATSFFRPVFSSNLRVLRIHHSLVTNIPTLRTGGLSSLARVFLAETTILRRVDRAYPQTFIPDMNPRLISLTLTCLPRRSSGPLISRLVHFLKLLSTQERGIQDALANASTRHSPGILQGLRHLRLEFEADSMEDGFSASEDLDAQELMNSGEKVFSFFENERKENRSRASRLGSYSKRELNSKGVGEFNAVAGSHQASGSDRDNPEFVTYDGDWNGEPCSIQVWAGPRDSNASDVLKDYRRLVLERNIRDGVGPTTPTQVLAGAPPQSFIFHVAWSAAVVPPVLTPPTIDELAGMGDVLDVLKKYRLSGRASYVQHKKLAEMEGRFATLGEPHYFWTGRLEVSTEPTKPLSRPSQYWR from the exons ATGGCCCTCTTACCCTCATATCAGGAAGCTACCAGTGGGCCAGATTGGTTGAATCTGGTGGCACCCTACTGCAAATTTGAGGACTACCGTGCCTTGTGCCAAGTCAGCCGCCAATTCCGACGTGTTTTTGCTCCTCGCCTGTGGCGAGATCTACTTCACTCGGCGCGACTCACTGGTCTAGATCCTGGCGATG ATTTGACTTGGTGGTTTGACTTTGTATTCAATAAGCTTGAACGAGTGCAAATCTGGACTAGAGAACTTGTACAAGTTCTAGATGCTAGATTCTTTGCTAAGGAGTCCTACGACTTCTCATCAGATCAACAAGAAAGGACGCTGACAAGAAGTTGGCAGCGTGCGGTAACTTTATTACCAAATGTCAAAGCTATACTTCTCGATGGGCATGTCGATATAGACCATGCAGCATTAATAGGGTCCAGATCCGACGTGTTGCGACTCAACCATCTTCGGCTTCTCTCAATCAAAGATTGCTCTTATCATCTCCCCACCGTCTTCTTCAGTACCCCACATCTTCAAACGCTGGTATATCTCGACATATCCAGGCTCCCAGGCTCATTATCCTCCCTGCTTCACCCTGGGATATTACCAGCTCTGCGAATACTGAAAGCGAGAGACCGGGAACTAGACGACTCTGCATTGCATGCTCTAATCACGCACTTTGGGCTACGACTTTGGAGCCTAGATGTCAGTAACAACAAAATCTCGGATGTCTCGATTCAGACTCTTAGGGATTGGTGTCTACCAGTCTCACAGCTGCGTGAAATTGAGCATATGCAGGTTGAAGGGAAAGTAATTCCGCATGGTGGAGGAACACCAGACTACGGGCCCTTTTTGTCAATACAAGAGTCTGATTTCAGCGAGTCCTTCTCTCACCCGGAGCGATACTTTGTCGACGCCCCAGCTTATACAAAGGATGTAGGTGCTTCAATACAAGAGCATCACATTCATAGGTTGGATGGAAGCACAATGATTCGGAAAGATAGTGCCGATGCTGCGAAAGATGTATTGTGCCACGAGGATGCAGACCATGTGCGGATAGATGAGTACCAAACATCTAATGGGACCACCCATCTGCGTCTGTCTCACAACCGTATCTCAGCTCTCGGTATACAAAGGCTCCTGCGTATATCGAATGGCCACATCGAGGACCTCGCATGCGATGACATGCCACTACTGCCGAATGGTGGGAGCTATTGTAAAGCCTGGCCGTCCGATGTGCACCTCGATGGGATATTGGGTGCAACATCTTTCTTTCGACCTGTCTTCTCATCCAACCTCCGAGTTCTTAGAATTCATCATTCTCTAGTGACCAACATACCGACTTTGAGGACAGGGGGACTATCATCCTTGGCGCGGGTGTTTCTGGCCGAAACGACCATCTTACGGCGTGTGGACCGCGCATATCCTCAGACGTTCATACCGGATATGAACCCACGTCTGATATCTCTGACTTTGACATGTCTCCCACGCCGCTCATCCGGACCATTGATATCACGCTTGGTACACTTCCTCAAGCTACTTTCGACTCAAGAACGCGGTATTCAAGACGCGTTGGCGAACGCGTCGACGCGGCATAGCCCCGGCATTCTGCAGGGTCTGAGACACTTGCGGTTAGAATTCGAGGCTGATTCTATGGAAGACGGCTTTTCTGCGTCGGAAGATCTTGATGCACAGGAATTAATGAATAGTGGGGAAAAAGTCTTCAGTTTCTTTGAGAACGAACGGAAAGAGAATCGATCACGGGCGAGTAGGCTGGGGTCTTACTCTAAAAGAGAGTTGAATTCCAAAGGGGTGGGGGAATTTAATGCGGTGGCAGGCAGTCACCAAGCATCTGGGTCTGACCGAGACAACCCGGAGTTTGTCACGTATGATGGTGACTGGAATGGAGAGCCTTGCTCTATTCAGGTGTGGGCAGGTCCAAGGGACTCAAATGCATCGGACGTGCTGAAAGATTATCGACGCTTGGTTCTTGAGCGCAACATcagagatggtgttggtccaacaacaccaactcaAGTATTAGCTGGAGCGCCGCCACAGTCGTTCATCTTTCATGTGGCGTGGAGCGCCGCGGTCGTGCCGCCGGTCCTGACGCCTCCAACTATTGACGAACTTGCTGGAATGGGTGACGTGCTAGATGTTCTCAAGAAATATCGTTTGAGTGGTCGAGCCAGCTATGTGCAGCACAAGAAGCTGGCTGAAATGGAAGGTCGATTTGCTACGCTCGGAGAGCCTCACTACTTTTGGACTGGACGATTGGAGGTCTCAACTGAACCTACAAAACCACTTTCACGGCCATCACAATACTGGagatga
- a CDS encoding methyltransferase type 11 (similar to Metarhizium robertsii ARSEF 23 XP_007825622.1): MAPLVPSKKSTPEKPQRPVINDNPGLQNLYKSFESRLGYWLLLGNTRHFGYWDKDTYLMFPLNKALRRMEEKLYRVLGVTAPGAKVLDAGCGVAHVALYMANHGLQVTGIDVMDHHLDKARRNIARAGPVGARVSVQKMDYHHLETLEAGSFDGVYTMETFVHATDPLQVLEGFHRLLRPGGRLAMHEYDHDYESDQVIGKTLAKLMREVSEYGAMPTWKRAKRGFYREILEEAGFVDIQEHDYSENVRPMLRLFWLLAAIPYYIIVFFHLERYFVNAIGGARGYYAQKYWRYLAISARKPDVGEGVRHEEFLLSEKQC, from the coding sequence ATGGCTCCTCTGGTTCCTTCCAAAAAGTCCACTCCGGAGAAGCCCCAGCGGCCTGTCATAAATGACAACCCAGGGCTCCAAAATCTGTATAAATCCTTCGAATCGCGACTCGGCTATTGGCTCCTTCTCGGGAACACACGTCACTTTGGGTACTGGGACAAGGATACGTACTTGATGTTTCCTTTGAACAAAGCCCTGCGAAGAATGGAAGAGAAGCTATACAGAGTGCTGGGTGTGACGGCTCCGGGTGCAAAAGTCCTGGATGCCGGTTGTGGTGTTGCCCACGTTGCCCTCTACATGGCAAACCACGGCTTACAAGTGACGGGGATTGATGTCATGGACCATCATCtcgacaaggcaaggcgcAATATTGCTCGAGCCGGTCCAGTCGGGGCTCGAGTATCAGTTCAGAAGATGGACTATCATCACCTGGAGACGTTGGAGGCCGGAAGCTTTGACGGGGTGTACACGATGGAAACCTTTGTTCACGCCACGGACCCTCTGCAAGTTCTAGAGGGCTTCCATCGCCTTCTCCGTCCCGGCGGCCGCCTGGCCATGCACGAGTATGACCACGATTACGAGTCAGACCAGGTCATTGGAAAGACGCTGGCGAAGCTCATGAGGGAGGTGAGCGAGTACGGCGCCATGCCGACTTGGAAGCGGGCGAAGCGAGGGTTTTACAGGGAAATACTCGAGGAAGCGGGCTTTGTGGACATCCAGGAACACGACTACTCGGAAAATGTGCGCCCGATGCTACGCTTGTTTTGGCTCTTGGCTGCGATCCCCTACTATATTATTGTGTTTTTTCATCTTGAGCGGTACTTTGTGAATGCGATTGGGGGGGCTCGCGGGTACTATGCGCAGAAGTATTGGAGGTATCTTGCGATTAGTGCCAGGAAGCCTGATGTTGGAGAGGGTGTGAGGCATGAGGAATTCCTGTTGTCTGAGAAGCAGTGTTGA